The Solanum pennellii chromosome 11, SPENNV200 genome contains a region encoding:
- the LOC107003993 gene encoding uncharacterized protein LOC107003993, translated as MGDNNDEIDMNDVVVAQPAAADKNELIMQLMQQIAEMRVEMQRMQDSPNPISSFNPPRDGRPPLHFPPPSTEQVQNLLSNPAQNPPTIDLTTPNPRYATTSCQAPHHPHNTNQILQLIQNQNTNNAQNKNTDPQNFPQNYQATQNAQNPSIVPPIPQKTTFQIPIPNEPYANCSELDHYKEREREWRSKEEVVKVNMKEEIRKAMKELHYISEVDGLSYKDLCIHSNLDLPEGFKVPKFVTFNGTGNPLAHLKVYCDQLVGVGKNEALLMRLFSRSLSGEALEWLTSQELKQWKSWNALAKDFTERFGHNIEDAPDRYYLEKIKQKSTENYREYALRWRKEAARVQPPMSEREITEMFIRTQEPEYYERMLCMMGQKFVEIVKVGEALEDGFKTGKLTKFAALRSNGKSTRITDMDKSKGKVEEVSMITATHMRSASQRKYQNHYVIQEKFPRPKFTKAPNVFTQLRESQTQLYERLKAMGMLYPIEGRPANPLEKFYRADHRCAYHSGAIGHDTENCSTLKHKIQNMINNNLINIEETT; from the coding sequence ATGGGGGATAACAATGATGAGATTGACATGAATGATGTTGTCGTGGCTCAACCCGCCGCCgctgataaaaatgaattgattatgcaGTTGATGCAACAGATTGCCGAAATGAGGGTCGAAATGCAAAGAATGCAAGATTCGCCTAATCCAATTTCATCCTTCAACCCTCCAAGAGATGGAAGACCTCCACTCCACTTTCCTCCCCCAAGCACGGAACAGGTTCAGAACCTTCTCTCTAATCCCGCTCAAAATCCTCCAACCATTGACTTAACTACCCCCAATCCCCGTTACGCCACCACATCGTGTCAAGCACCACATCATCCTCACAATACCAATCAAATCCTTCAGCTcattcaaaaccaaaatacgaACAATGCTCAAAACAAAAATACCGATCCTCAAAATTTCCCCCAAAATTATCAAGCCACTCAAAATGCCCAGAATCCTTCCATTGTTCCACCCATACCTCAGAAGACTACTTTCCAAATCCCAATTCCAAATGAACCTTATGCCAACTGTTCCGAGCTTGATCACTATAAAGAACGGGAGAGAGAGTGGAGGTCAAAAGAAGAGGTAGTCAAGgtgaatatgaaagaagagatCAGGAAAGCCATGAAGGAGTTGCACTATATTTCTGAAGTCGATGGATTGAGCTATAAGGATTTATGCATCCATTCTAATCTCGACCTTCCAGAAGGGTTCAAAGTGCCAAAGTTTGTCACTTTTAACGGAACAGGAAATCCTCTAGCACATCTGAAAGTTTATTGTGATCAActcgtgggagttggcaaaAATGAAGCATTATTGATGCGTCTCTTCAGTCGAAGTCTAAGTGGAGAAGCTTTGGAGTGGCTTACATCACAAGAGCTGAAACAATGGAAAAGTTGGAATGCACTCGCAAAGGATTTCACGGAAAGATTTGGACATAACATAGAAGATGCCCCAGATCGCTACTACTTGGAGAAGATCAAACAGAAGTCTACAGAAAATTATCGAGAGTACGCTCTTCGTTGGAGAAAAGAGGCCGCAAGAGTTCAACCTCCCATGTCCGAACGTGAGATCACTGAAATGTTCATTCGTACTCAAGAGCCTGAGTACTATGAAAGAATGTTGTGTATGATGGGACAAAAGTTTGTCGAGATTGTCAAAGTGGGAGAAGCTTTGGAAGATGGTTTCAAGACTGGAAAGCTCACCAAATTTGCCGCATTGCGATCTAATGGAAAATCTACCAGAATTACTGATATGGATAAATCGAAAGGAAAAGTGGAGGAGGTAAGTATGATCACGGCTACTCATATGAGGTCAGCTTCTCAAAGGAAATATCAAAACCATTATGTCATTCAGGAAAAATTTCCTCGCCCAAAATTTACGAAGGCTCCTAATGTATTTACACAATTAAGGGAatctcaaactcaactttatgaaaggttgaaaGCAATGGGTATGCTCTATCCTATAGAAGGAAGACCAGCCAATCCTTTGGAAAAATTTTACAGAGCTGACCACAGATGTGCTTATCACTCAGGAGCCATTGGACACGACACAGAGAATTGTTCAACTCTGAAGCACAAGATACAAAACATGATCAACAACAACTTGATCAACATTGAGGAAACCACCTGA